CACAGAGGATGACGATGTCGCCGGCCGGCACCTTCGACCAAATGCCCTGCACCATGCCCTCGGAGAACGCGGCATAGACAACCAGTGCGATGGAAAGTCGGTCAACGTTCTTAGTCGTCTTCGCGGCGGCAAACTTCAGGGTCCAACGGCGAGTGAGCTGGCCGATTGCGAACGGCAGCAGCAACTGCAGCGAAATATCCAAGAACACCGACGAATCCACATGAACGCCGCCACCAGTGGCCATCAACAGCATCACGAGCACCGGTGTGACGACGATGCCCAGCAGGTTAGAAGCCGAGGCACTGACGATTGCGCCGGCGACATTGCCCTTGGCGATGGAGGTGAAGTTCACACTCGACTGCACCGTTGACGGGGCCAGCGTCATGTACAGAATGCCCAGGTAGAGGCCAGGAGAGAGAAACCAATCCAGGGGTTTCATCAGCAGGCCGAGGATTGGGAACAGCACGAATGTGAAAGCCAGAATGGTTATGTGCAGCCGCCAATGCTTAACGCCGGCCAACGCATCCTGCGGACTCAAACGCGCACCATAGAGGAAGAACAAGAAGCCGATGGCGATCTTCGTTGCCCAGCTGAAAACCTCAGCGGTAGTGCCGCTTGCAGGAAAAAAAATCGCCAGTATCGCTGCAGCAACGATACCGACGATGAGGGGATCTGGACGCCAACTCACAATTCGTTGCCACATGGACAAATAGTTTAGTGGGCAACCAGAAGTTGTCTTACTATTTTGCAGAAGCTTTTCTCTGCAATAATTTTTTACTTCTTCTGCTCAGCTGCCTTGCGCAGCGCATCCTTGTCCACAGGCTTGAAAGCGGCATTCGCGGATGAGCCCTTGTCCGTGCACAGTCCTTCCAGGCCACAGGAGCTGCAGCCACCGGAGACACCGCAGTCTGCTGCTGGGTTGTCGGAGCAGCAGGCATCATCAGCTGCAGTGTCGGCGGCATCAGTGGTGGCGGAGCCACAGCCACAGCCGCTGTCACCGTCACCGCACCCACAACCGGAGCCGGACTCCGCGGAGACCTTGGCGTCGTAAAGCGCGATGGTGTGCGAGCCGATCGCCGCACCAACGCCGAGCATGGCGATACCGGCGAGCAGAGCGACGGCGTACCACAGCCACATCCAACCAGAGGCCTCCGGGCGGATGGCGAGGAAGGCGAGCATGGCGGCGCCGAGGAAAGCGACGGCGGACACAGCCCACGGCGGCCCGGCAACGCGGTGCGTAATATCCCAGTTTTCCTGGGACTTTCGAGCCTCGGGCGCACGAATTCCAATCCAGTTATTACCCGGCAGCTTCGCCGACCATGCCAAACCAGCGACAACGGCTATGCAAACAGCCAGAACCAGGGTAATTACAGGGATGACAATCATGCTTCCAATTTATATAGGTGGTTGGGCACGTGCCAAACGCACCTATTAGACTGTGAGACCATGACCAACAGCGAAAAGTCCTCGTCCTCGGCAGAAGCCACTGAATACCGCTACTCCCCCGAGCTGGCGACTCAGCTAGAGGGAAAGTGGCAGGCGTATTGGAAAGATAACGGCACCTTCTACGCCCCCAACCCGGTGGGCGATTTGGCAGCTGCCGACGGCTCGACTCCGCCGAAAGACAAGCTTTTCGTCCAGGACATGTTCCCGTACCCGTCAGGCGTCGGTCTGCACGTAGGCCACCCACTGGGTTACATCGCCACCGACGTCTTCGCGCGCTTCCACCGTATGCAGGGCGCAAACGTGCTGCACACCCTGGGCTACGACGCCTTCGGTCTGCCGGCGGAGCAGTTCGCAATCCAGACCGGTACGCACCCGCGCGTGACGACGGAAGCGAATATCGCCAACATGGAGCGCCAGCTGGGCCGCCTGGGGCTTGGCCATGACCGCCGTCGTGTTTTCGCGACCACTGACCAGGACTACTACAAGTGGACGCAGTGGATTTTCCTGCAGATTTACAACGCCTGGTTCGATGAGGATCAAAAGAAGGCCCGTCGTATCGATGAGCTGATTCCGCTGTTGGAGTCCGGCGAGATGGCTACCAAGGACGGTCGCGTCTACGCTGAGCTCAGCGAGGCTGAGCAGCGCGAAGCTGTGGATGAGTTCCGCTTGGTCTACCAGTCGAATTCGATGGTCAACTGGTGCCCGGGCCTCGGCACTGTGCTGTCCAACGAGGAAGTGACCGCCGAAGGTCGTTCGGAGCGCGGTAACTTCCCGGTGTTCCGCAAGCGGCTGGGCCAGTGGATGATGCGCATCACCGCTTACGCCGACCGCCTGGTCGATGATCTGGAGCTGCTGGACTGGCCGGACAAGGTCAAGTCCATGCAGCGTAACTGGATCGGTCGCTCCCGCGGTGCTGAGGTCGACTTCGCAGCTGAGGTCGGCCCGAAGGTCTCCACCAAGATCAGGGTCTTCACCACTCGCCCGGACACTCTCTTCGGAGCCTCCTACATGGTGCTCGCTCCTGAGCACGAGCTGGTGGATCAGCTGGTCGAAGCCGGCAGCGGTTCCTACGAGGGTGTGGATGAGCGCTGGACCTTCGGCAAGGAAACCCCAGCTGAGGCCGTCGCCGTTTACCGCGCCGCAATTGCCTCCAAGTCCGACCTGGAACGCCAGGAGAACAAGGAGAAAACCGGCGTCTTCCTGGGTGCTTACGCCACCAACCCGGTCAGCGGCGAACAGGTGCCGGTATTCATTTCCGACTACGTCCTGATTGGCTACGGCACCGGTGCCATCATGGCTGTCCCGGCCCACGATGAGCGCGACTACGAGTTCGCCACTGCCTTCGGTCTGCCAATCCGCGAGGTCGTTGAAGGCGGTGACATTGCAAAGGAGGCGTACGTCGGTAACGGTACGTGCGTGAACTCCGCCAATGACTCCGGCCTGGACATCAATGGCCTGGACAAGGACACCGCCATCGCCACCGTCATTGAGTGGTTGGAGAAGGAAGGTACTGGCCACGAGAAGGTCCAGTACAAGCTGCGCGACTGGCTGTTCGCCCGCCAGCGCTACTGGGGCGAGCCCTTCCCCATCGTCTACGACGAGGACGGTCACGCCCACGCACTGCCCGAGTCCATGCTTCCGGTCGAGCTCCCGGAGGTCGAGGACTACAAGCCGGTCACATTCGACCCGGACGATGCCGACACCGAGCCAAAGGCCCCACTGGACAAGGCCACTGACTGGGTCAACGTCGAGCTCGACCTCGGAGACGGCAAGAAGAAGTACCGCCGAGACACCAACGTCATGCCGAACTGGGCAGGTTCCTCCTGGTACCAGCTGCGCTACATCGACCCGAACAACGCTGAAAAGTTCGTTGACCTGGAAAACGAGCGCTACTGGACCGGCCCCCGTCCGGAGACGCACGGCAAGGACGATCCAGGCGGCGTCGACCTCTACGTCGGCGGCGTCGAGCACGCGGTGCTGCACCTGCTCTACTCCCGCTTCTGGCACAAGGTCCTCTTCGACCTCGGCTACGTGACCTCCAAGGAGCCGTACCGCCGTCTGTTCAACCAGGGCTACATTCAGGCCTACGCCTACACCGATGCTCGTGGTGTCTACCAGCCGGCGGATCAGGTAGTTGAGCGCGATGGTAAGTTCTTCATTCCAGGTGGCGCCGAAGACGGCTCTGACCTGGAGGTTTTCCAGGAGTACGGCAAGATGGGCAAGTCTCTGAAGAACGCCGTCTCCCCCGACGAGGTCTGCGACAACTACGGCGCCGACACCTTGCGCGTCTACGAAATGGCCATGGGCCCACTCGACACTTCCCGCCCGTGGGCGACGAAGGACCTGGTCGGCTCGCAGCGCTTCCTCCAGCGCGCTTGGCGTCTGGTGGTCAATGAGGACTCCGGTGAGCTCGCCGTCACGGACGCAGCGCTTTCCGACGACGACCTCAAGGCGCTCAACCGCACCGTGGAAGGGGTTACCTCTGACTACGCAGAACTGCGTGACAACACGGCCGTCGCAAAGCTCATTGAGTACGTCAACTACCTGACCAAGACCTACGGATCGGCCGGTGCACCGCGCGCCGCTGTGGAGCCGCTGGCTCTCATGCTGGGCCCGGTGGCACCGCACATCGCGGAGGAAATGTGGAGCCGCCTCGGCCACTCCGAGTCCCTGGCGCACGGTCCGTGGCCGGCAGTTGACGAGAAGTGGCTGGTCGATGACACCGTTGAGCTGCCAGTTCAGATCAACGGCAAGGTCCGTGCCCGCATTGACGTGGCTACCGATGCTTCCCGCGAGGATATCGAGGCCGTCGCGCGTGCCGACGAAAAGGTTGTCGCAGCGGTGGAGAGCGCCGGTGGCAATATCGTGAAGGTCATTGTCGTTCCGGGCAAGATGGTCAACCTGGTTGTGAAGAAGTAGCCAGGGAGGCCAGTGCGTACAAGAAAGTGTCTGGGGTTATGGCAGTTTAAGGCCTAAAATCGGCTCAAATTTGCCATAAGCCCAGACACTTTCTCGCTTGAGGCGTTCTCGCAAAAACCTCAAGAGGGTGGCGTCGAGGCTGGCCGCCTCTTACCCCTACTTAACGCCCAGAATCAGGACGCCGAATGTGGAGAGCATCCACATCAAAGTGAAGGGCATGAGCACCCAGCACATGGCGAGCCACGGGCGCCAGTTGCGGAAGTTCTTCCACTCCACGTAGGTCTGCCAGAAACCAAAAAGGCAGCCAACCAGGGAGATTACGCCTGGAACAACGGGAAAAAGAATCTCCCACGTGCGGGAGCAGAGGAAGCTGGACTTATCCGCATCACAGGTGGGGCCACCGACAATCGCGCCAGCGATGCCGATAATGAGGCCCGCGAGCAGCGTAGTAAGAATCACACCCGCGGTGTAGATGTAGGCGCGCCTGCCGGAATACATCTTGCGCTCAAGCTCGTCGAAGATTTCATCCTCGCTGCGCTCC
The nucleotide sequence above comes from Corynebacterium amycolatum. Encoded proteins:
- a CDS encoding SdpI family protein — translated: MIVIPVITLVLAVCIAVVAGLAWSAKLPGNNWIGIRAPEARKSQENWDITHRVAGPPWAVSAVAFLGAAMLAFLAIRPEASGWMWLWYAVALLAGIAMLGVGAAIGSHTIALYDAKVSAESGSGCGCGDGDSGCGCGSATTDAADTAADDACCSDNPAADCGVSGGCSSCGLEGLCTDKGSSANAAFKPVDKDALRKAAEQKK
- the leuS gene encoding leucine--tRNA ligase, which codes for MTNSEKSSSSAEATEYRYSPELATQLEGKWQAYWKDNGTFYAPNPVGDLAAADGSTPPKDKLFVQDMFPYPSGVGLHVGHPLGYIATDVFARFHRMQGANVLHTLGYDAFGLPAEQFAIQTGTHPRVTTEANIANMERQLGRLGLGHDRRRVFATTDQDYYKWTQWIFLQIYNAWFDEDQKKARRIDELIPLLESGEMATKDGRVYAELSEAEQREAVDEFRLVYQSNSMVNWCPGLGTVLSNEEVTAEGRSERGNFPVFRKRLGQWMMRITAYADRLVDDLELLDWPDKVKSMQRNWIGRSRGAEVDFAAEVGPKVSTKIRVFTTRPDTLFGASYMVLAPEHELVDQLVEAGSGSYEGVDERWTFGKETPAEAVAVYRAAIASKSDLERQENKEKTGVFLGAYATNPVSGEQVPVFISDYVLIGYGTGAIMAVPAHDERDYEFATAFGLPIREVVEGGDIAKEAYVGNGTCVNSANDSGLDINGLDKDTAIATVIEWLEKEGTGHEKVQYKLRDWLFARQRYWGEPFPIVYDEDGHAHALPESMLPVELPEVEDYKPVTFDPDDADTEPKAPLDKATDWVNVELDLGDGKKKYRRDTNVMPNWAGSSWYQLRYIDPNNAEKFVDLENERYWTGPRPETHGKDDPGGVDLYVGGVEHAVLHLLYSRFWHKVLFDLGYVTSKEPYRRLFNQGYIQAYAYTDARGVYQPADQVVERDGKFFIPGGAEDGSDLEVFQEYGKMGKSLKNAVSPDEVCDNYGADTLRVYEMAMGPLDTSRPWATKDLVGSQRFLQRAWRLVVNEDSGELAVTDAALSDDDLKALNRTVEGVTSDYAELRDNTAVAKLIEYVNYLTKTYGSAGAPRAAVEPLALMLGPVAPHIAEEMWSRLGHSESLAHGPWPAVDEKWLVDDTVELPVQINGKVRARIDVATDASREDIEAVARADEKVVAAVESAGGNIVKVIVVPGKMVNLVVKK
- a CDS encoding bile acid:sodium symporter family protein, with the protein product MWQRIVSWRPDPLIVGIVAAAILAIFFPASGTTAEVFSWATKIAIGFLFFLYGARLSPQDALAGVKHWRLHITILAFTFVLFPILGLLMKPLDWFLSPGLYLGILYMTLAPSTVQSSVNFTSIAKGNVAGAIVSASASNLLGIVVTPVLVMLLMATGGGVHVDSSVFLDISLQLLLPFAIGQLTRRWTLKFAAAKTTKNVDRLSIALVVYAAFSEGMVQGIWSKVPAGDIVILCVLSVVLVEFVLRLSGFVAKKMGFDRKDRIAIQFCGSKKSLATGLPMAAVIFGADASLYILPLMIFHQIQLMICAVYAARWGKEAEAEPEPQPA